From the Edaphobacter bradus genome, the window ACGGAGCCCCTCGCCGAGCCCCTTGCCAAGCTCTGGCAGCTTCTTGCCACCGAAGAGGACAAGAACAACGATTGCGAGGACGATGAGATGTGTCGGTGTAAAGAGTTCGCCCATACCAATTTCTCCCTTGCAGCCGGAAACTCTGAAAGCACCGTGCGGCATTGCTCCCTATTGTCGCACAAGGAGAACGCTGCTGGTACGGCGGCAGAGGGACGCAGAAACGTTATATCTTGGAAGTGCACAAAGATTGCAGGAGATGATGTTGGAGACGAAGACGAAGGGGATTCGACTGCCCAAAGGGCTTTCGGCAGGAAGGTTGAGCAACTGGGCGTTGGCTGGAGCGCTAGCGATGCTGGCGACGGCAGGAACCGTACAGGCGGCGGCGCAGACCAGCAAGATCGGACCGGCGGCTCCAGTGACCTACGACAATAAGTGGGAGATCTTCGGCGGCCTGAACTTTCAGAACTTCCAGGCCGGGCAGTCCCTGCCGAAGCGCATGAACCTTGGCGGCGGTGAGGTGCTGGGAACGTACTGGATTACGCCGAAGCTTGGCCTGGGCGCCGAGTGGAGAGGCGACTGGGGAACGACGCCGATCATGCCGAACCCGTACTTCAACGGCCGGGCGCTGGTGTCTCTTAATGGTGGGCTGCTGGGCGCGCAGTATCGCGGGCCGAAGAACCAGTATGCCGCGCTGAACTATCATGCCTACTTCGGCGCGTCGCATGGCGACTTCACCCATAGCACGGGACATTTTCCGCCGCAGTTTCTTCCGACGACGGGACTGTATACGAACCGCACAAAGCCGATTGCGGCGCTGGGTGGAAGCGTGGACTTCAACTTCAAGAAGAACTTCGCGTTCCGGCTGTCTCCGGACCTGATCCTGGAGCACTTCGGAAGCGAGACAAGGGAGTTTATCGGCATCTCGGGCGGCGTGGTGTGGAGGATCGGCAAGCGGCAAAGTAGGTGATAGGTGACCGCGGATTCGCGCGGAGAAGCACGGATTTCAAAAGCGATTTTGAATTGCTCTTTTGAAATTTCGATCCGTGTTTGTCCGTTTGAATCCGCGGTCGTTTTTTAACCGCAGTTGTCAGCCCGGCTGGAGGAACTCAGGCGAGACGGGGTTCTCGAAGACGGAGTAGTCGCGGGTGACGACGGTGATTCCGCTGGAGGTGACGAAGTAGTTCTTCTTGTCCTCTTGCGGGTCGTAGCCGATTACGGTTCCGTCGGGGATGTGGACGTCGCGGTCGATGATGGCGTGCCGCACGCGGCAGTGGCGGCCGATGTTGACGTGGGAGAAGATGATGCTGGAGTCGACGTCTGCGTAGGAGTTGACGCGGACGTCCTGCGAGAGGACGGAGTCGCGGACGACCGCGCCCGACACGATGGAGCCGGCCGAGACGATGGAGTTGATGCCCATGCCGGTGCGTCCGGGCTCGCCGAAGACGAACTTGGCGGGCGGGTACTGGTAGGGCCTGGTGCGCATGGGCCAGGACTTGTCGTAAAGGTTGAAGATTGGGGTGACGCTGGCGACGTCCATGTTGGCCTCGTAGTAGGCCTCGAGTGTGCCGACGTCGCGCCAGTAGAGAGCCTTCTGCTTGTTCTCGTCGACGAAGTTGAAGGCGTGCATCCGGTAGCGGCCGAGAAGCTTGGGCAGGATGTCGTGGCCGAAGTCGTGCTTGGAGTGTGGGTCCTCGGCGTCGCGGATGAGCTCGGGCAGAAGGACGTCGGTGTTGAAGAGATAGATTCCCATGGAGACATCGACCATGTCGGGCGTGAAGGGCGAGCGGAGGCTGGTCTCCTTGGGCTTCTCGATGAAGCCGGTGACCTCGCCGTTGCGCGCGACCTCGACGACTCCGAAGGCCGAGACCTCAGAGGGTGAGATGGGAAGCGTGGCGAGGGTGACGTCTGCTCCGGAGTCGATGTGCTGCTGAAGCATGAGGTCGTAGTTCATCTTGTAGATGTGGTCGCCGGAGAGGATGATGACGTATTTGGGCTCTTCGGAGCCGATGGAGTAGATGTTCTGGTAGACGGCGTCGGCTGTGCCCTGGTACCAAGACTTGGAGACGCGCTGCATGGGCGAGAGGATCTCGATGAACTCGCCGAGCTCGTTGGCGACGATCGGGCCCCAGCCCTCGCGAATGTGGCGGTTCAGCGAGAGCGCCTTGTACTGCGTGAGGATGTAGACGCGGCGCAGGTCGGAGTTGATGCAGTTGGAGAGGGTGATATCGATGATGCGGTATTGCCCGGCGAATGGAACGGCGGGCTTGGCGCGGTCGCGCGTGAGTGGAAAAAGCCTTTCGCCAGCACCTCCAGCGAGCAGAACTCCCAACGTATCTCTCATGATCCGATTACCTCGCGAATTCAGAAGCCCCTTCGTTCCCTAAGATGCACAAAAACAGAGGCGCATCGGACGGGAAACGCGAGTCTATCACGTGGTCATGGACTTTGTGGCGTACACACATCGTTTGTATGTGTGCACGCGCACAGAAACGGCGCTGGCGAGCCATAAGAGATGGCTCGATGGGAAAGCGAGGGGCGGCTCGCTACGGGCGGCTCGCTACGCTCCAGGGGCGGAATCGCCTGAGTCGGTCTCGGTCGATTCGGTGAGACTGATCCGAAGGGACTTCAGAAAGGTCAGGTCGCTCTGGGTGAATGGGCCGTCGCCCGCCTGCTCCTCGGCTTCCGCGGTCTCCTCAGGCTCAACCTCGTTGAGGCCGATGGTGGCCTCGAGCATGAGGAGGACGTCGAAGCCCTGCTCGCGGATGTTCTTGACGACACCTGCGATGTCTTCAGACTCGGAGACGGACTCGTGGATAGCCTCGCCTAGCTTCTGGATCAGGTTTTTGACCTTTTGATTCAATGCCACCTCCGGGCTGCCCTAGTTTGCAAAACAGTCTGCAATCGAACCGCGCATCGGGTATTCCCAGCCCCCAGGTAAATTGGCGGGAACGGCATTGCGGGTACAACGACTTTACTGGGTACAGAATACGCGTTCGTGTCACCGGCTGCAACGAATTTGAAAGCGGAAAAAGAGGAGTTCGCGGAGGTTCTCCTGACAGCGAAACGAGAGTCAGGGGCCATGCTGCGGGACGGCAAGGGCTTTCGTGAGGCGAGGTGTGCGGCTACACTGCAAGGTATGGATTCCGTGCGATTCGGCCGGGTGCTGGGAGTGGGAGCGCGTGTGGCTGCCAGGACGCTAGTGAACGCAGTAGACGCGGCGACTTCGCCGAATCCTTCGGCTGAGCCGGCGCCGTCGAAGACAGTAGCGCAGGCGACTCAGCAGGCCGCTCGGACGGCGACGCAGACCGCGGCGCAGGTGAAGCAGACGGGACAGGGGCTGGCGCAGGGCAGCAGACGGTTTGGGGAATCGTTCTGGGGGCAGGTGACGCGCCTCTCCGGTGTGCTCTGGCTGGAGTTCACCGGGGTCTTCTTCGGGATCTTTGCGCTGTATGGCGCGAGCGGAGCGTGGAAGCTGCGCGGGAACCTCCACAGGACAGCCACCAATCAGGACGCGCATGCGCACTTTCTGCTGCTGGCAGGGATGGCGGCGCTGTTCGGGTACTTCTGCGTGACGAGTTTTTTGCGTGCCGGACGACGTGGGCGGCGGAAGGCCTGACACCGATTTTGAAAGGCGAACGAGCGACGCAGAGGACGCGACGTTTCCGCGAAGGGCAGCGAACGTACGGCGGACGTGAACGGGTACACTTGTGCGCGTGATGCCGAAGACACCGCAAACGAGCTCTGGGATTCCTGTCGATCTGGTTTATAACGCGGAGAGCCTGAAGGGGTTCGACGCCGCTGCGCAGCTTGGTGAGCCGGGAGCGTATCCGTTCACGCGAGGGATTCAGCCGACGATGTATCGCGGGCGGCTGTGGACGATGCGGCAGTATGCGGGGATGGGCGACGCCGAGGAGTCGAACCGGCGGTACAAGTTTCTGCTGGCGCATGGGACGAAGGGCTTGTCCGTCGCCTTTGATCTGCCGACGCAGATCGGGTATGACTCGGATTCACCGTATGCGCTGGGTGAGGTGGGCAAGGTTGGGGTCGCGATCGATTCGATCGAAGACATGGAGCGGCTGTTCGACGGGATCCGGCTCGATGGGATCTCGACCTCGATGACGATCAACGCGACGGCTTCGATCCTGCTGGCGCTGTATGTGGCAGTGGCGAAGCGGCAGGCCGCAGAGGTGAAAAGGCTTAACGGGACGATTCAGAACGACATCCTGAAGGAATACATCGCGCGGGGGACGTACATCTATCCGGTCGAGCACGCGATGCGGCTGGTGACGGATATCTTTGCGTGGGCGGCGAGTGAGGTTCCGGAGTGGAATACGATCTCGATCTCGGGCTACCACATGCGCGAGGCCGGCTGCACCGCGGTGCAGGAGGTGGCGTTTACGCTGGCCGATGGCATGACGTATGTGCAGGCGGCGCTCGATGCGGGGCTGGATGTGGATGCGATTGCAGGGCGGCTGAGCTTCTTCTTCAACTCGCATAACAATCTTCTGGAGGAGGTCGCAAAGTTTCGTGCGGCGCGGCGGATGTGGGCCCGGATCATGAAGGAGCACTTCGGCGCGAAGAGCCCGCGGAGCTGGATGCTGCGGTTTCATACACAGACGGCGGGGTCGACGCTGACCGCGCAGCAGCCGGAGAACAATATCGTGCGAACGACGCTGCAGGCGCTGGCTGCGGTGTTGGGTGGGACGCAGTCGCTGCACACGAATGGCTTCGATGAGGCGCTCGCGCTGCCGACCGAGCAGGCGGCGAGGACTGCGCTGCGGACGCAGCAGATTCTGGCGCACGAGAGCGGCGTAGTGCAGACGGTCGATCCGCTGGCGGGGTCGTACTATGTGGAGTCCCTGACGGACGAGATCGAGCGGCGCGCGGAGGAGTACATGAAGACGATTGCGGGCTTCGAACGGTCTTCCTCTTCGAAAGAAGGAGGCGGCAAGTATGGGATGCTGCGTGCGATTGAGCAGGGCTATGTGCAGCGGGAGATTCAGAATGCGGCGTATGCCTATCAGCGGGCGGTGGATGAGAAGGATGCAATCGTCGTTGGAGTGAATGAGTTCACCAGCGATGAGGTCGCGGTGCCGATTCAACGAATTGATGAGGCGCTGGAGGCTCGGCAGGTGGAGCGGGTGCGGGCGCTGCGGGCGCGTCGCGATTCGGGTGTACATGCTGCGGCGTTGCGCGGAGTGGAAGACGCGGCACGAGGCGGGGAGAACCTCATGCCGAGGATTGTGAATGCGGTGGAGAGCTGTGCGACTGTGGGGGAGATAGCAAATACGCTGCGTGACGTATTTGGGGAGTACCGGGAGTCGGTGGTGGTGTAGGGATTTACTTGGCCGGCGCTGACCGCGCCTCCGACGAGTTTGGGGCCTTGGGGTCGATGGTGAAGTCAAAGACAACCGTCGAAAAGGTGTTCGCCACTCTTGGAACTGGCTGAAGAACATACTCGCCTACTGCAAGAGGCTCTTTCGGTGTGATCTTCAACCAACCGTCGGAGAATTTTTCGCCGTTGGCGTCGACCTGAGTGTCACGGCGTTTTGCGTTACCGGTGAGTTGCGTGAAGTTGATCTGAGCGAGGATACGGCGGTCCTTGTCAACCTTGGCACGAACAATGGCCCAATTAGCGAGTAGATTGGTGGAGGAGTCCCCGCCCGGATCGTCGTCCATCACGTGGACATAGAAGACAGGCTTGTCGGTATGCAGTGCTACGCGGGCATGTGCTCCTTCGATTTCGGTAGTCATCTTGGGTTTGTAAAAGACACTTCCGGCAAGCGAGCCGGCAACATTGGCTCCCTTGTGGTTGTTCACTCCGACGTTTGTATGGTGAATCGGCACAAGCTGCTGTTTGCCTTCGTAGACATCGACGGCCCATGGGAAGCTGCCGTTTGTGATCTGCACTCCGGGGATAGGCTCAGGTATGTTTTGAGCCGGCGCGGAGCCGATCAAGGCAAGGGTAAGGGCAGAGAGAAATACGAACACACGATCAAATCCCAAAAAGTACCTCGCAGTGAGGAAGATTGAAGAAACAATGCCACACCCGGTCCTCAGTGGCAATGCCCAATTCGTTGACCGAGCCGCACCGGCAAACTAGGATGACTTAGAGGTCAAAATCTTGTCAGAACTTCAAACTCCCCTTCGTAAGACTGCTTTGAATGCCGTACACCGCGCCGCAA encodes:
- a CDS encoding acyl-CoA mutase large subunit family protein, translated to MPKTPQTSSGIPVDLVYNAESLKGFDAAAQLGEPGAYPFTRGIQPTMYRGRLWTMRQYAGMGDAEESNRRYKFLLAHGTKGLSVAFDLPTQIGYDSDSPYALGEVGKVGVAIDSIEDMERLFDGIRLDGISTSMTINATASILLALYVAVAKRQAAEVKRLNGTIQNDILKEYIARGTYIYPVEHAMRLVTDIFAWAASEVPEWNTISISGYHMREAGCTAVQEVAFTLADGMTYVQAALDAGLDVDAIAGRLSFFFNSHNNLLEEVAKFRAARRMWARIMKEHFGAKSPRSWMLRFHTQTAGSTLTAQQPENNIVRTTLQALAAVLGGTQSLHTNGFDEALALPTEQAARTALRTQQILAHESGVVQTVDPLAGSYYVESLTDEIERRAEEYMKTIAGFERSSSSKEGGGKYGMLRAIEQGYVQREIQNAAYAYQRAVDEKDAIVVGVNEFTSDEVAVPIQRIDEALEARQVERVRALRARRDSGVHAAALRGVEDAARGGENLMPRIVNAVESCATVGEIANTLRDVFGEYRESVVV
- a CDS encoding Sec-independent protein translocase subunit TatA/TatB, which produces MGELFTPTHLIVLAIVVLVLFGGKKLPELGKGLGEGLRGFKEGMKGVTDDVNKPTDNSTATKPGETTVNK
- the glgC gene encoding glucose-1-phosphate adenylyltransferase; translation: MRDTLGVLLAGGAGERLFPLTRDRAKPAVPFAGQYRIIDITLSNCINSDLRRVYILTQYKALSLNRHIREGWGPIVANELGEFIEILSPMQRVSKSWYQGTADAVYQNIYSIGSEEPKYVIILSGDHIYKMNYDLMLQQHIDSGADVTLATLPISPSEVSAFGVVEVARNGEVTGFIEKPKETSLRSPFTPDMVDVSMGIYLFNTDVLLPELIRDAEDPHSKHDFGHDILPKLLGRYRMHAFNFVDENKQKALYWRDVGTLEAYYEANMDVASVTPIFNLYDKSWPMRTRPYQYPPAKFVFGEPGRTGMGINSIVSAGSIVSGAVVRDSVLSQDVRVNSYADVDSSIIFSHVNIGRHCRVRHAIIDRDVHIPDGTVIGYDPQEDKKNYFVTSSGITVVTRDYSVFENPVSPEFLQPG